One Pochonia chlamydosporia 170 chromosome 5, whole genome shotgun sequence DNA segment encodes these proteins:
- a CDS encoding phytanoyl-CoA dioxygenase (similar to Beauveria bassiana ARSEF 2860 XP_008602338.1), whose protein sequence is MSHSATPVGGIPHVPASAGSKAILAALYEAGGVIIEGLLTPDQVTAMNKEIDEPLRELKPGSTHKSESTKAFHGANTKRLTGLTTCSKSFRDYLLDHDVCHGVAERVFHPQTGTYWLTTAQVIEIGPGNIAQRLHRDQDQFQVFTKLGPDGPEATVNYLVALTDFTEENGATRVIPGSHKWLDFTERGTPEDTIPVEMKAGDACLILGKTVHGGGANKTNSEYRRAVSFAFQASFLTPEEAYAHITPHEIVRTLSLRAQRMIGFRSQFPKNSPGLWQANYSEIGDQIGFPGVEEMVERVKNGTYSPED, encoded by the coding sequence ATGTCTCACTCAGCGACGCCCGTTGGTGGAATACCACATGTTCCTGCTAGCGCCGGTAGCAAGGCAATTCTGGCAGCATTATACGAAGCCGGCGGTGTTATCATAGAAGGACTTCTAACGCCGGATCAAGTGACAGCTATGAACAAGGAAATTGACGAACCTCTCCGTGAGTTGAAACCAGGCTCAACACACAAGTCCGAAAGCACCAAAGCATTTCACGGTGCCAATACGAAACGCTTAACTGGACTTACTACTTGCAGCAAGTCTTTCCGCGATTATCTACTGGACCACGATGTGTGCCATGGTGTCGCTGAGCGAGTGTTCCATCCACAAACCGGCACGTACTGGCTTACAACGGCTCAAGTGATCGAAATCGGACCTGGCAACATAGCGCAAAGACTACATCGTGATCAAGATCAATTCCAGGTCTTTACCAAACTTGGCCCAGATGGCCCCGAAGCCACCGTCAACTATCTTGTCGCCTTGACTGATTTCACCGAGGAGAATGGCGCCACACGTGTAATTCCCGGCTCCCATAAGTGGCTGGATTTTACGGAAAGAGGAACTCCCGAGGATACAATCCCGGTGGAAATGAAGGCTGGAGATGCTTGTCTGATCTTGGGCAAGACGGTTCATGGAGGAGGCGCCAACAAGACAAATTCTGAGTATCGCAGGGCTGTTTCGTTTGCTTTCCAGGCTTCGTTCCTGACCCCAGAAGAGGCATATGCTCATATTACGCCGCATGAGATTGTACGCACGCTGAGCTTGCGGGCTCAGCGTATGATTGGATTCCGCTCTCAATTCCCCAAGAATAGCCCTGGGCTTTGGCAAGCTAATTATTCTGAGATTGGAGATCAGATTGGGTTCCCTGGGGTGGAGGAAATGGTTGAAAGGGTGAAGAATGGAACGTATTCCCCGGAGGACTGA
- a CDS encoding amine oxidase protein (similar to Neofusicoccum parvum UCRNP2 XP_007587431.1) encodes MAPRDTRPSKAFVNIPSQPPSRLYTHAATIDGSHRLVFTAGHWGMKDEKFAQSLKQQVEDSLQSLEESLRAAGATTQDIVKLTFYVVGWPWTETEALVEPWMKLLADKNGNNHKPPSVVVPVPKLAHPDAKFEVDAIAAVGGSSQPFDYSLRKAILPKQISEVDVVVVGAGFSGTQAAHDLSTAGLNVALLEATHRVGGRSKTIQLASGPGRVELGATWINQYTQPKIYATAKRLGLTMIQQYLDGQGVLQTLDGKVYRFGSGDKVGSSLGLSEADAQSFAALIDAIDTHTTKNTQIDINNTARFRTENDVSALEWTKQNNLGTFALQTIRSITIAMVGREPDEVGIHYLLDYIKSGGGFTSLSTDDSGGSQQLFIREGTSAIAHGLAAELKPGSVIVNCPVDEIDQHGSKVVVTTATGFKFMAKKVVVAIPTNTYGKIHFTPPLPDAKRALATETKPGVYAKVLLTYAKPWWRDIGLLGKFRSQIGPICFSWEVSNFEDRAFTLALFLGGDRAAKWYALSPLKRQHAVINHLAELVGEENRHLALDVLEYNAGEWVEEEWIGGGPTSAIPPGLLSKYGEDLRAPFKNVHFAGGETAREWKGYLEGALRAGSRAAEEVLVEFGIKNGSTKL; translated from the exons ATGGCTCCCAGAGATACCCGCCCTTCCAAGGCATTCGTAAACATTCCTAGCCAACCCCCCTCGCGGCTTTACACCCATGCCGCCACGATTGATGGCTCACACCGGTTGGTGTTTACGGCAGGCCATTGGGGTATGAAGGACGAAAAATTCGCCCAGTCGCTTAAGCAGCAAGTAGAAGACTCACTTCAAAGCCTGGAGGAGTCACTTCGTGCGGCTGGTGCCACTACACAAGACATTGTGAAACTCACCTTCTACGTGGTTGGGTGGCCATGGACTGAGACAGAGGCCCTTGTTGAGCCCTGGATGAAGTTACTCGCCGACAAGAATGGGAATAATCACAAACCACCTTCAGTTGTGGTGCCTGTGCCGAAGCTGGCTCACCCGGACGCAAAGTTTGAAGTCGACGCAAttgctgctgttggcggATCATCTCAGCCGTTCGATTATTCTCTGCGCAAAGCTATACTGCCGAAACAAATCTCTGAGGTAGATGTAGTTGTGGTTGGCGCTGGGTTCAGTGGCACACAGGCCGCCCACGACCTTTCCACGGCCGGCCTCAACGTTGCGCTTTTGGAAGCCACTCATCGTGTAGGTGGACGAAGCAAAACAATCCAGTTGGCTAGCGGACCGGGTCGAGTCGAACTCGGCGCAACGTGGATCAACCAGTACACGCAACCCAAGATCTATGCCACTGCTAAAAGGCTGGGTCTTACTATGATACAGCAGTACTTGGACGGACAGGGAGTTTTGCAAACGCTGGACGGCAAAGTATATCGATTCGGCAGCGGGGATAAAGTTGGTAGCAGTTTAGGG CTTTCTGAAGCCGACGCCCAATCTTTTGCTGCGTTGATTGACGCAATAGATACGCACACGACGAAGAACACACAAATCGATATCAACAATACGGCTAGGTTCCGTACAGAAAACGATGTTTCTGCGCTGGAGTGGACTAAGCAGAACAATCTCGGGACCTTTGCTTTGCAAACTATCCGGAGCATCACAATTGCCATGGTTGGCCGGGAGCCTGACGAAGTTGGTATTCACTACTTGCTGGACTATATTAAGTCTGGGGGTGGGTTTACAAGCTTGTCCACTGATGATAGTGGAGGTTCGCAACAGCTCTTTATTCGTGAGG GAACGTCAGCTATAGCTCACGGGCTCGCCGCTGAACTCAAGCCAGGTTCAGTAATTGTCAACTGCCCTGTTGATGAGATCGACCAGCATGGCTCCAAGGTAGTTGTAACAACCGCCACCGGATTCAAGTTCATGGCCAAAAAGGTAGTCGTTGCCATCCCGACGAACACGTATGGAAAGATTCACTTTACACCCCCATTGCCAGATGCCAAGCGTGCGCTTGCAACTGAAACAAAACCCGGAGTCTATGCCAAAGTTCTCTTGACGTACGCAAAGCCTTGGTGGAGGGATATTGGTCTGCTAGGCAAGTTCAGAAGTCAGATAGGACCGATTTGCTTCTCCTGGGAGGTCTCAAATTTTGAAGATCGAGCCTTCACTCTGGCTCTCTTCCTGGGCGGCGATCGGGCCGCTAAATGGTATGCCTTGTCGCCCCTTAAGCGTCAACACGCCGTCATCAATCATTTAGCAGagcttgttggtgaagaaAATCGCCATCTGGCACTAGATGTGCTGGAATACAATGCTGGGGAGTGGGTGGAGGAAGAATGGATTGGCGGAGGTCCAACGTCAGCTATACCTCCTGGACTACTCTCAAAGTATGGTGAAGATCTTCGGGCTCCGTTCAAAAATGTTCATTTTGCTGGCGGTGAAACTGCGAGAGAGTGGAAAGGGTATCTTGAGGGTGCTCTTCGTGCTGGCAGTCGTGCTGCAGAGGAGGTGCTGGTTGAGTTTGGCATCAAGAACGGAAGCACCAAATTATAG
- a CDS encoding choline and nitrogen mustard permease (similar to Beauveria bassiana ARSEF 2860 XP_008602336.1), which produces MSEIKTAKNDAALAPSVISAEGTDSKVMVEDCVIRPKVHFSLLSAIGVQYSVTSAPVAIGTYLSLAIGLGGSPAYFWGFFMVGFFQLAVCLATAELASAIPHSSGPAYWVTALASPHYSRTLGYIMGWLTNAGWFFISAASCLYPAQITMGLIETAHPDFVAKPWQTYLVYMAFALLFLTINLPKIFKTVNWLLKAVVFAVNGTAIYLFIGLLVRAKPKQSAHFVFVEFSNHSGWSSNGAVFFLALLPAISCLSAFDNVTHLTDELENPKKQVPQVLLGSFLMSYLTALPMIIVYQFCNVDPESLLEPAGGQPIIQLMQNAFRSFPMSAVGASLILFCFFVAGASALISWSRLYWSFSREGALPLSGTMSKLSSHDALPINALCWNTFLVLAIGTISIGSTTAMNALLGAANLCIISAFIAAFGLTLYRGRKVLDPERWMNLGRWGDVIFWLSMLWLILICVMLCMPLYLPVTLETMNWTSVVYVGVIFLSAVYWFAVYSRKNLDT; this is translated from the exons ATGAGCGAAATCAAGACAGCAAAGAATGATGCCGCCCTGGCACCTTCAGTGATAAGCGCTGAGGGCACCGATTCGAAGGTCATGGTCGAAGACTGTGTTATCAGACCAAAAGTGCACTTCAGCTTACTCAGTGCAATCGGTGTGCAATACTCTGTCACAAGTGCCCCGGTCGCTATAGGAACATACCTGTCTCTGGCTattggacttggaggatCTCCAGCTTACTTCTGGGGCTTCTTCATGGTTGGATTCTTCCAGTTGGCTGTTTGTCTAGCTACTGCTGAACTGGCATCTGCGATTCCTCACTCTTCTG GGCCCGCATATTGGGTTACGGCTCTAGCAAGCCCTCACTACTCTCGCACCTTGGGCTATATCATGGGCTGGCTAACCAACGCTGGATGGTTCTTCATCAGCGCGGCCTCTTGCCTCTATCCGGCACAAATTACCATGGGACTCATAGAAACTGCACACCCAGATTTCGTGGCTAAGCCGTGGCAAACTTATCTTGTATACATGGCTTTCGCACTATTGTTCCTCACTATCAACCTGCCGAAGATCTTCAAAACTGTCAACTGGCTCCTGAAGGCAGTTGTGTTTGCCGTCAACGGCACCGCCATCTATTTATTCATCGGTCTACTCGTTCGAGCGAAACCCAAACAATCAGCTCATTTCGTCTTTGTCGAATTTTCCAACCATTCGGGCTGGTCCTCCAATGGTGCCGTCTTCTTTCTCGCCCTCTTGCCTGCAATATCCTGTTTGTCCGCTTTCGACAACGTCACACACCTGACAGATGAGCTGGAGAATCCCAAGAAGCAAGTCCCGCAAGTTCTCTTGGGATCCTTCCTCATGAGCTACTTGACCGCCCTGCCTATGATCATTGTGTATCAGTTCTGCAATGTCGATCCAGAGAGCTTGCTGGAACCGGCTGGCGGTCAGCCAATTATTCAACTAATGCAGAATGCGTTCCGCTCCTTTCCCATGTCAGCAGTTGGAGCAAGCCTCATattgttttgtttctttgtagCGGGCGCATCTGCTTTAATTAGTTGGTCAAGACTCTACTGGTCGTTCTCACGAGAGGGAGCACTTCCTCTCTCTGGAACCATGTCCAAGCTATCCTCTCATGACGCCTTGCCAATTAATGCTCTGTGCTGGAACACATTCTTGGTTCTGGCAATTGGCACTATCAGTATTGGATCTACAACAGCAATGAATGCACTTCTGGGAGCGGCAAATTTGTGCATTATATCTGCATtcattgctgcatttggGCTTACACTGTACCGAGGCCGAAAAGTACTCGATCCGGAACGATGGATGAATCTAGGACGTTGGGGTGATGTCATCTTTTGGTTGTCCATGCTGTGGCTGATACTCATCTGTGTCATGCTATGCATGCCGCTCTATCTTCCTGTGACTCTTGAGACGATGAATTGGACGTCAGTTGTATATGTTGGTGTCATTTTCCTTTCGGCGGTTTACTGGTTCGCAGTCTATTCGAGGAAGAATCTCGACACATGA
- a CDS encoding GCN5-related N-acetyltransferase (GNAT) domain-containing protein (similar to Metarhizium robertsii ARSEF 23 XP_007825598.1), whose amino-acid sequence MSLPSEPRNWTREEFLISTDKSLISIATLNAVFDQDYMYWTTSFPEEVLQKIVDASFCFGLYRARQQDITGDETVTPEQIGFARLATDHVTFAYLTDLYVLPEYQGRGLGGWMIDCIEEVMTPLPYLRWFTLRTSMPKSKEAYEKRLGMFVLDQGDVTKGAVMMGKKGKGNCV is encoded by the coding sequence ATGTCGCTGCCTTCCGAGCCGCGCAATTGGACCCGCGAGGAGTTCCTCATCTCCACTGACAAATCTCTCATCTCCATCGCAACCCTTAACGCCGTCTTTGATCAAGATTACATGTACTGGACAACATCTTTTCCCGAGGAAGTCCTTCAAAAAATTGTAGACGCATCATTTTGCTTTGGTCTCTACAGAGCTAGACAACAAGATATCACGGGGGACGAGACCGTCACGCCAGAACAGATTGGGTTCGCTCGGCTTGCAACTGATCATGTCACGTTTGCGTACTTGACGGATCTGTATGTTCTGCCTGAGTATCAGGGCCGCGGTTTAGGTGGCTGGATGATTGACTGCATAGAGGAGGTGATGACGCCTTTGCCGTACTTGAGGTGGTTCACGTTGCGCACTTCAATGCCTAAGAGCAAGGAGGCTTATGAGAAGAGACTGGGCATGTTTGTGCTGGATCAGGGGGATGTCACGAAGGGTGCGGTCATGAtggggaagaagggcaaggggAACTGTGTGTGa
- a CDS encoding aldehyde reductase (similar to Colletotrichum gloeosporioides Nara gc5 XP_007279856.1), producing MPSKTVKFVLGTHMVGDSTRDPTASFDDANDVQALLNAFHERGYDQIDSARDYSPQAQGTSEKRLGQSGAASKFVIHTKIHSGHPGDHEAEKVALSIQESLAALQTSSVETMYLHVPDRQTPFEDTARAINEAFIQGKFKKFGLSNYTAAEVEQFIAICEEKGYVRPSIYQGHYNPVVRGGEKELFPLLRKHNMAFWAYSPAAGGFFSGKIDTSQRWNSETFMGNVYGNLYSDPSVRAEIATVQEAAAKQGITSHAAAIRWTAFHSKLDGDFDDAVVFGVSKLEQLHKTLDALEAGKLPPEVADSISAIYAKFEGKEPAYHL from the exons ATGCCCTCCAAAACTGTCAAGTTCGTATTGGGGACTCATATG GTAGGGGATAGCACCAGAGATCCAACCGCATCATTCGATGATGCAAATGATGTCCAGGCTCTCTTGAATGCCTTTCACGAACGGGGCTACGACCAGATTGATTCAGCTCGAGACTACTCACCCCAAGCCCAAGGCACCTCTGAAAAACGGCTCGGCCAATCTGGAGCTGCATCCAAATTCGTTATACATACCAAGATTCATAGCGGACACCCTGGTGACCATGAAGCCGAAAAGGTTGCGTTGAGTATCCAAGAGTCGTTGGCTGCACTGCAGACATCCTCAGTAGAGACAATGTATCTGCACGTTCCTGATCGTCAGACGCCGTTCGAGGACACTGCACGCGCAATCAATGAAGCCTTTATTCAGGGCAAATTCAAGAAATTTGGATTGTCGAATTATACCGCTGCAGAGGTTGAACAATTTATTGCCATTTGTGAGGAAAAGGGGTATGTGAGGCCAAGTATTTATCAGGGCCATTACAACCCTGTTGTGAGGGGCGGCGAGAAGGAGTTGTTTCCGTTGTTAAGAAAGCATAATATGGCTTTTTGGGCATACAG TCCCGCTGCTGGAGGATTCTTCTCTGGCAAGATTGACACATCCCAGCGTTGGAACAGCGAG ACCTTTATGGGCAATGTATACGGGAATCTGTATAGCGATCCGTCTGTCCGTGCGGAAATTGCCActgttcaagaagctgcCGCAAAACAAGGCATCACCAGCCATGCAGCCGCGATACGATGGACCGCATTCCACAGCAAGCTGGATGGAGACTTTGATGACGCAgtggtgtttggtgtctCGAAACTGGAGCAACTGCATAAGACGCTGGATGCGCTTGAGGCTGGCAAATTACCGCCCGAGGTTGCGGACAGCATCAGTGCGATATATGCCAAGTTCGAGGGCAAAGAGCCCGCTTACCACCTCTAA
- a CDS encoding (R,R)-butanediol dehydrogenase/diacetyl reductase (similar to Capronia coronata CBS 617.96 XP_007721890.1) — MATTTATADTTLVGTIRAISAAPSPQPTMKAVRFHGQRDIRLDTIPSPKVSAGKVKIAPKFCGICGSDLHEYLGGANLIPKPENPHPITKETCPLTLGHEFSGIVEEVGEGVESVKPGDRVCVQPIIYDGDCRSCTRGLVNCCDQNGFVGLSGWGGGLSETMVVPESCVKQLPDNVSLEEGALVEPLAVGWHAVDISPYKETDSVLILGAGPIGLAVVQVLIGRGCKNIIVTEVSSKRREYATQFGAHHTIDPINENVVARVEELTGGLGADVAFDAAGAQAALDTAFDALKARGTLVNIAVWEKRANLAMNGLVFRERSYMGVATYSLGDFEAVLDAISTGKIKPASMITKTIKLDQVVEEGFHALINDKENQVKILVDVGAGLSTTG; from the exons aTGGCTACTACTACTGCCACAGCCGACACCACTCTGGTTGGCACCATTCGTGCCATCTCAGCAGCCCCCTCCCCTCAGCCAACTATGAAAGCTGTTCGTTTCCACGGCCAACGAGATATCCGTCTCGATACTATCCCTTCCCCCAAAGTCAGTGCCGGAAAGGTCAAGATTGCTCCCAAGTTCTGCGGTATCTGCGGATCTGACCTGCACGAGTATCTTGGCGGTGCCAACCTTATTCCCAAACCCGAAAACCCACATCCCATCACCAAAGAGACCTGCCCCCTCACCCTTGGCCATGAATTCTCTGGTATCGTCGAAGAAGTTGGCGAGGGTGTAGAGTCTGTCAAACCTGGAGACAGGGTCTGTGTCCAGCCGATTATCTATGATGGAGACTGCCGCTCCTGCACTCGAGGTCTTGTCAACTGCTGTGATCAAAACGGCTTCGTTGGTCTGAGCGGATGGGGAGGTGGCTTGTCTGAGACCATGGTCGTTCCAGAATCCTGTGTCAAGCAGCTCCCCGACAATGTTTCGCTCGAGGAAGGTGCTCTTGTTGAACCCCTCGCTGTTGGCTGGCATGCAGTCGACATCTCCCCATACAAAGAGACTGACAGCGTCCTGATTCTTGGCGCTGGACCTATCGGCCTGGCCGTCGTGCAGGTTTTGATTGGACGCGGCTGCAAGAATATCATTGTCACTGAAGTCAGCAGCAAGCGCCGAGAATATGCCACACAGTTCGGTGCACACCACACCATCGATCCTATCAATGAGAATGTGGTGGCAAGAGTGGAGGAACTCACCGGTGGCCTTGGTGCCGACGTTGCCTTTGATGCAGCTGGTGCTCAAGCTGCCCTTGACACTGCCTTCGACGCTCTCAAGGCCAGAGGAACACTGGTCAATATTGCTGTGTGGGAGAAGCGGGCCAATTTGGCCATGAATGGACTTGTTTTCCGGGAGAGAAGCTATATGGGAGT GGCCACCTATAGCCTCGGTGACTTTGAGGCTGTCCTGGACGCCATCTCTACTG GCAAGATAAAACCCGCAAGCATGATTACCAAGACTATCAAACTTGACCAGGTCGTCGAAGAAGGCTTCCACGCCCTCATTAACGACAAAGAGAACCAAGTCAAGATTCTCGTCGACGTTGGTGCTGGGCTGTCCACCACCGGGTAG
- a CDS encoding peptidase S8, subtilisin, Asp-active site protein (similar to Metarhizium robertsii ARSEF 23 XP_007824907.1), translating to MFFKSVVAAVSAMACLSAAVPVNSGAAPQVIKGSYIIKLKDNAPTASHLSWVSNIHARSAGKDEFAGVEKEYTSDAFHGYAGHFDKDTIDKIQNSPEVDYVEEDQIWYLDDVLEKRALTTQTPSTWGLAGVSHRQPGATGYIYDTTAGEGTFAYVIDSGIRTTHQEFEGRAIKGYTAFPGDEGDSIGHGTHVAGTVGGKTFGVAKKATLISVKVFQSGGAATSTILGGFDWAVNDIISKSRQDKAALNLSLGGPRSQIWNDAIKSAFAKGVVSVVAAGNSKVDASGFSPASAPEAITVGAVNSRWEIATGWGLTGQAGSNFGTVLDVFAPGDRVESASNADDTSSVLKNGTSMATPHVCGLVLYAISVDGVRGPQALTNHIINNSGKGVVKGAIGGSPNRMANNANTLQ from the exons ATGTTTTTCAAGTCTGTTGTTGCCGCCGTGTCGGCGATGGCCTGCCTGTCCGCTGCGGTTCCTGTAAACAGCGGTGCGGCTCCTCAGGTCATCAAAGGCAGCTACATCATCAAGCTTAAAGACAATGCCCCTACTGCATCACATCTCTCGTGGGTTAGCAACATTCACGCCCGAAGTGCTGGCAAGGATGAGTTTGCTGGCGTCGAGAAGGAGTACACCAGCGACGCATTCCACGGTTACGCTGGGCACTTTGACAAGGACACAATTGACAAGATTCAGAACAGCCCTGAA GTCGACTATGTCGAGGAGGACCAGATCTGGTACCTGGACGATGTCTTGGAAAAGAGGGCACTGACAACCCAGACTCCCTCGACTTGGGGCCTTGCCGGTGTTTCTCACCGTCAGCCTGGAGCAACTGGATACATATACGACACGACGGCGGGCGAGGGAACCTTTGCCTACGTCATTGATAGCGGCATCCGCACTACTCATCAAGAGTTCGAAGGGCGGGCAATCAAAGGATATACCGCGTTCCCAGGTGACGAGGGAGACAGCATTGGCCACGGAACTCATGTCGCCGGTACTGTTGGTGGTAAGACCTTCGGCGTTGCCAAAAAGGCGACACTCATCTCCGTCAAGGTCTTCCAGAGTGGTGGCGCGGCTACCAGTACTATCCTGGGTGGGTTTGACTGGGCCGTCAACGACATCATTTCAAAGAGCCGCCAAGATAAGGCTGCCCTCAACCTTTCACTAGGTGGTCCACGGTCCCAGATTTGGAACGATGCCATCAAGAGCGCTTTCGCCAAGGGGGTTGTCAGTGTTGTTGCCGCAGGTAACAGCAAAGTTGACGCATCTGGCTTCTCTCCAGCCTCGGCACCCGAGGCTATTACCGTTGGTGCTGTTAACAGTCGCTGGGAAATTGCCACGGGCTGGGGTCTCACTGGCCAGGCGGGCTCAAACTTCGGCACTGTCTTGGACGTCTTTGCTCCTGGTGACAGGGTCGAATCAGCCTCGAACGCGGACGACACCTCGTCAGTGTTGAAAAATGGTACATCGATGGCCACACCTCATGTTTGCGGTCTGGTGCTATACGCTATTTCTGTGGACGGTGTCCGAGGTCCCCAGGCTCTTACCAACCATATTATCAACAACTCTGGTAAGGGTGTTGTTAAGGGAGCTATCGGCGGATCGCCAAACCGCATGGCGAATAACGCCAACACTCTACAGTAG
- a CDS encoding NADP-dependent alcohol dehydrogenase 6 (similar to Magnaporthe oryzae 70-15 XP_003717071.1) has protein sequence MGYPDTFTGFCVDGPKSWNKFHKSELKPKPFGDHDIDVEIAACSICSSDLHTVTGGWGEYQGPLCVGHEVVGKAVKVGEHVTNLKVGDRVGVGAQVWACLECDLCKDKNENYCPKLVDTYNSQYPDGSWAHGGFASHIRAHEYFTFKIPDQLETNAVAPLLCAGITTYSPLVRANVGPGKRVGVVGIGGLGHLAVQFAAALGAETYALTHSPNKADDCKQLGAKDVIVTTKEGWNEPWKAKFDFVMNCADVTDKFDMSAYLSILKPGGDFHMVGIPDKPLPEMSAGLFAGGAAKLTGSHLGNHQEMDALLKLAAEKGVRPWVEVMPISEKNCGEAFEKQKENKFRYRCTLAGFDKAFGTA, from the coding sequence ATGGGTTATCCCGACACTTTTACAGGTTTCTGCGTCGATGGACCAAAGTCTTGGAATAAATTCCACAAGTCTGAACTGAAGCCCAAACCATTCGGTGACCACGACATCGACGTCGAAATTGCAGCCTGCAGTATTTGCAGCTCAGACCTTCACACAGTGACAGGAGGATGGGGTGAATACCAGGGTCCATTATGCGTCGGTCACGAAGTTGTCGGCAAAGCAGTCAAGGTTGGAGAGCACGTCACAAACTTGAAGGTCGGAGACCGCGTGGGAGTCGGCGCTCAAGTCTGGGCGTGTCTGGAATGCGATCTGTGCAAAGACAAGAATGAGAACTACTGCCCCAAATTGGTTGATACATACAACTCACAGTATCCGGATGGGAGCTGGGCTCACGGCGGATTCGCATCACATATCCGAGCTCATGAATACTTCACATTCAAGATCCCAGATCAATTGGAGACCAACGCTGTGGCGCCACTTCTCTGCGCTGGCATCACAACATACTCTCCCCTGGTCCGAGCTAATGTCGGCCCCGGAAAGAGAGTAGGCGTCGTGGGAATTGGAGGTCTAGGCCATCTTGCTGTACAATTTGCAGCCGCTCTAGGCGCAGAGACTTATGCTCTCACTCACTCCCCCAACAAGGCGGATGACTGCAAACAGCTTGGTGCGAAGGACGTCATCGTGACTACCAAAGAAGGTTGGAATGAGCCTTGgaaggccaagtttgacTTCGTTATGAACTGCGCAGATGTCACAGACAAGTTTGACATGTCGGCGTATCTATCCATTCTTAAGCCGGGTGGCGACTTTCACATGGTCGGTATTCCTGATAAGCCGCTCCCTGAAATGTCTGCCGGCTTATTTGCCGGAGGTGCGGCAAAGTTGACTGGAAGTCATCTTGGCAACCATCAAGAGATGGATGCGCTTCTGAAGCTTGCGGCTGAGAAGGGAGTCCGACCGTGGGTTGAGGTCATGCCTATTTCTGAAAAGAATTGCGGAGAGGCGTTTGAGAAACAGAAGGAAAATAAGTTCCGGTATAGATGTACTCTGGCCGGGTTTGATAAGGCGTTTGGTACGGCCTGA